From Triticum urartu cultivar G1812 chromosome 2, Tu2.1, whole genome shotgun sequence, a single genomic window includes:
- the LOC125535531 gene encoding ACT domain-containing protein ACR2 isoform X2: protein MFAVLTSTRIMRTSTRGFMGQGLMWTTSHVVNVLLLTRNDHDLLLEVLQVLIGLELSIAKCYISSDGGWFMDVFHVRDQEGNKVYSKKAINYIEQAICTRDPRRFTVTRLNELASRPDVAAHYTGIEMIGHNRPGIFSEISAVLAEHGCSVMEAHAWSHKDSLACVAFVSDESTLSRISDPNRLASIQDHLGTVLGPGTSMDEDGRSSRAHLLGPDGLTSHPERRLHQLMFASKDFDGQPGQVSTAFPMLSLDGYKKGTGAVVSVDRCNDKGYSVVNVECVDRPKLMFDTVCTLTDMQFNVFHASVSSRGPFACQEYYIRHRDGHMLDTLDERCLVVKGVKAAVERRTCEGVKLELCTENTAGLLSYITRVLRENGLTVTQADIAMDGDKMKNTFYVQGISDNKIDMDVVESVRRELDPLPFQVKDDELLSRGQLEGEPVADRNGFCILSLLRSKIERLSHGFISSG, encoded by the exons ATGTTTGCTGTGCTTACTTCGACCCGGATTATGAGAACCTCAACGAGAGGATTTATGGGACAAG GGTTAATGTGGACAACGAGTCATGTGGTAAATGTACTGTTGTTAAC TCGAAATGACCATGACCTCCTTCTTGAAGTGCTCCAAGTTTTGATTGGCCTCGAGCTGTCGATCGCAAAATGTTACATATCATCTGACGGCGGATGGTTTATGGACG TTTTCCATGTGAGAGATCAGGAAGGAAACAAGGTTTACAGTAAGAAGGCCATAAACTATATAGAGCAG GCAATATGTACTAGAGATCCTCGGAGGTTCACAGTGACGAGATTGAATGAGCTTGCGTCTAGACCTGATGTTGCCGCACACTATACGGGAATTGAGATGATTGGCCACAACCGGCCTGGAATTTTCTCTGAGATATCTGCTGTTCTTGCAGAGCATGGGTGTAGTGTTATGGAAGCGCATGCTTGGAGCCACAAGGATAGCTTAGCCTGTGTTGCATTTGTGTCTGATGAATCAACATTATCCCGCATCAGTGATCCAAACCGCTTAGCCTCTATTCAGGACCATCTTGGAACTGTTCTTGGACCTGGTACCTCAATGGATGAAGATGGGCGTAGCTCAAGAGCTCATCTGCTTGGGCCTGATGGCCTGACAAGCCATCCCGAGCGTCGGTTGCATCAGCTAATGTTTGCTAGTAAAGACTTTGATGGACAACCAGGACAGGTATCTACTGCCTTCCCAATGCTTAGTTTGGATGGCTACAAAAAGGGCACGGGGGCAGTGGTCTCTGTTGATCGGTGCAATGACAAAGGATACTCGGTCGTAAATGTGGAATGTGTGGACCGGCCGAAGTTGATGTTTGACACTGTGTGCACGCTTACGGACATGCAATTTAATGTTTTCCATGCCTCGGTTTCTTCCCGTGGGCCTTTTGCCTGTCAG gagtactacaTCAGGCACAGGGATGGACATATGCTAGACACTCTGGATGAAAGATGCTTAGTTGTGAAAGGTGTTAAAGCTGCAGTCGAGCGTCGAACTTGTGAG ggtgTGAAGCTGGAGCTATGCACGGAGAATACTGCCGGTCTCCTCTCTTACATCACTAGGGTCCTCCGGGAGAACGGGTTAACTGTTACACAGGCAGACATCGCAATGGACGGGGACAAGATGAAGAACACATTCTACGTCCAAGGCATCTCAGACAACAAGATTGACATGGACGTCGTCGAGTCTGTCAGGAGAGAGCTCGATCCCCTGCCCTTCCAGGTGAAGGATGATGAGCTTCTGTCCCGGGGGCAATTGGAAGGTGAACCGGTGGCCGACAGAAATGGCTTCTGCATCCTTAGCCTGCTGAGGTCCAAGATAGAGAGACTGTCTCATGGTTTCATCTCCTCAGGGTAG
- the LOC125535531 gene encoding ACT domain-containing protein ACR2 isoform X3: protein MVYGRYGLKENPTVVVYVFHVRDQEGNKVYSKKAINYIEQAICTRDPRRFTVTRLNELASRPDVAAHYTGIEMIGHNRPGIFSEISAVLAEHGCSVMEAHAWSHKDSLACVAFVSDESTLSRISDPNRLASIQDHLGTVLGPGTSMDEDGRSSRAHLLGPDGLTSHPERRLHQLMFASKDFDGQPGQVSTAFPMLSLDGYKKGTGAVVSVDRCNDKGYSVVNVECVDRPKLMFDTVCTLTDMQFNVFHASVSSRGPFACQEYYIRHRDGHMLDTLDERCLVVKGVKAAVERRTCEGVKLELCTENTAGLLSYITRVLRENGLTVTQADIAMDGDKMKNTFYVQGISDNKIDMDVVESVRRELDPLPFQVKDDELLSRGQLEGEPVADRNGFCILSLLRSKIERLSHGFISSG, encoded by the exons ATGGTTTATGGACGGTATGGCCTGAAGGAAAATCCAACTGTAGTAGTTTATG TTTTCCATGTGAGAGATCAGGAAGGAAACAAGGTTTACAGTAAGAAGGCCATAAACTATATAGAGCAG GCAATATGTACTAGAGATCCTCGGAGGTTCACAGTGACGAGATTGAATGAGCTTGCGTCTAGACCTGATGTTGCCGCACACTATACGGGAATTGAGATGATTGGCCACAACCGGCCTGGAATTTTCTCTGAGATATCTGCTGTTCTTGCAGAGCATGGGTGTAGTGTTATGGAAGCGCATGCTTGGAGCCACAAGGATAGCTTAGCCTGTGTTGCATTTGTGTCTGATGAATCAACATTATCCCGCATCAGTGATCCAAACCGCTTAGCCTCTATTCAGGACCATCTTGGAACTGTTCTTGGACCTGGTACCTCAATGGATGAAGATGGGCGTAGCTCAAGAGCTCATCTGCTTGGGCCTGATGGCCTGACAAGCCATCCCGAGCGTCGGTTGCATCAGCTAATGTTTGCTAGTAAAGACTTTGATGGACAACCAGGACAGGTATCTACTGCCTTCCCAATGCTTAGTTTGGATGGCTACAAAAAGGGCACGGGGGCAGTGGTCTCTGTTGATCGGTGCAATGACAAAGGATACTCGGTCGTAAATGTGGAATGTGTGGACCGGCCGAAGTTGATGTTTGACACTGTGTGCACGCTTACGGACATGCAATTTAATGTTTTCCATGCCTCGGTTTCTTCCCGTGGGCCTTTTGCCTGTCAG gagtactacaTCAGGCACAGGGATGGACATATGCTAGACACTCTGGATGAAAGATGCTTAGTTGTGAAAGGTGTTAAAGCTGCAGTCGAGCGTCGAACTTGTGAG ggtgTGAAGCTGGAGCTATGCACGGAGAATACTGCCGGTCTCCTCTCTTACATCACTAGGGTCCTCCGGGAGAACGGGTTAACTGTTACACAGGCAGACATCGCAATGGACGGGGACAAGATGAAGAACACATTCTACGTCCAAGGCATCTCAGACAACAAGATTGACATGGACGTCGTCGAGTCTGTCAGGAGAGAGCTCGATCCCCTGCCCTTCCAGGTGAAGGATGATGAGCTTCTGTCCCGGGGGCAATTGGAAGGTGAACCGGTGGCCGACAGAAATGGCTTCTGCATCCTTAGCCTGCTGAGGTCCAAGATAGAGAGACTGTCTCATGGTTTCATCTCCTCAGGGTAG
- the LOC125535531 gene encoding ACT domain-containing protein ACR2 isoform X1 — translation MGRMDVCCAYFDPDYENLNERIYGTRVNVDNESCGKCTVVNVNSRNDHDLLLEVLQVLIGLELSIAKCYISSDGGWFMDVFHVRDQEGNKVYSKKAINYIEQAICTRDPRRFTVTRLNELASRPDVAAHYTGIEMIGHNRPGIFSEISAVLAEHGCSVMEAHAWSHKDSLACVAFVSDESTLSRISDPNRLASIQDHLGTVLGPGTSMDEDGRSSRAHLLGPDGLTSHPERRLHQLMFASKDFDGQPGQVSTAFPMLSLDGYKKGTGAVVSVDRCNDKGYSVVNVECVDRPKLMFDTVCTLTDMQFNVFHASVSSRGPFACQEYYIRHRDGHMLDTLDERCLVVKGVKAAVERRTCEGVKLELCTENTAGLLSYITRVLRENGLTVTQADIAMDGDKMKNTFYVQGISDNKIDMDVVESVRRELDPLPFQVKDDELLSRGQLEGEPVADRNGFCILSLLRSKIERLSHGFISSG, via the exons ATGGGGAGAATGGATGTTTGCTGTGCTTACTTCGACCCGGATTATGAGAACCTCAACGAGAGGATTTATGGGACAAG GGTTAATGTGGACAACGAGTCATGTGGTAAATGTACTGTTGTTAAC GTGAACAGTCGAAATGACCATGACCTCCTTCTTGAAGTGCTCCAAGTTTTGATTGGCCTCGAGCTGTCGATCGCAAAATGTTACATATCATCTGACGGCGGATGGTTTATGGACG TTTTCCATGTGAGAGATCAGGAAGGAAACAAGGTTTACAGTAAGAAGGCCATAAACTATATAGAGCAG GCAATATGTACTAGAGATCCTCGGAGGTTCACAGTGACGAGATTGAATGAGCTTGCGTCTAGACCTGATGTTGCCGCACACTATACGGGAATTGAGATGATTGGCCACAACCGGCCTGGAATTTTCTCTGAGATATCTGCTGTTCTTGCAGAGCATGGGTGTAGTGTTATGGAAGCGCATGCTTGGAGCCACAAGGATAGCTTAGCCTGTGTTGCATTTGTGTCTGATGAATCAACATTATCCCGCATCAGTGATCCAAACCGCTTAGCCTCTATTCAGGACCATCTTGGAACTGTTCTTGGACCTGGTACCTCAATGGATGAAGATGGGCGTAGCTCAAGAGCTCATCTGCTTGGGCCTGATGGCCTGACAAGCCATCCCGAGCGTCGGTTGCATCAGCTAATGTTTGCTAGTAAAGACTTTGATGGACAACCAGGACAGGTATCTACTGCCTTCCCAATGCTTAGTTTGGATGGCTACAAAAAGGGCACGGGGGCAGTGGTCTCTGTTGATCGGTGCAATGACAAAGGATACTCGGTCGTAAATGTGGAATGTGTGGACCGGCCGAAGTTGATGTTTGACACTGTGTGCACGCTTACGGACATGCAATTTAATGTTTTCCATGCCTCGGTTTCTTCCCGTGGGCCTTTTGCCTGTCAG gagtactacaTCAGGCACAGGGATGGACATATGCTAGACACTCTGGATGAAAGATGCTTAGTTGTGAAAGGTGTTAAAGCTGCAGTCGAGCGTCGAACTTGTGAG ggtgTGAAGCTGGAGCTATGCACGGAGAATACTGCCGGTCTCCTCTCTTACATCACTAGGGTCCTCCGGGAGAACGGGTTAACTGTTACACAGGCAGACATCGCAATGGACGGGGACAAGATGAAGAACACATTCTACGTCCAAGGCATCTCAGACAACAAGATTGACATGGACGTCGTCGAGTCTGTCAGGAGAGAGCTCGATCCCCTGCCCTTCCAGGTGAAGGATGATGAGCTTCTGTCCCGGGGGCAATTGGAAGGTGAACCGGTGGCCGACAGAAATGGCTTCTGCATCCTTAGCCTGCTGAGGTCCAAGATAGAGAGACTGTCTCATGGTTTCATCTCCTCAGGGTAG
- the LOC125540933 gene encoding probable pectinesterase/pectinesterase inhibitor 21 — translation MSKGAIIGASTVLVVAVVAAVCVVSFKGNGGDKGDGELTTSVKSVKAFCQPMDYKETCETELTKVGGNATSPTELAKAIFEVTSEKIRKAISESATLEELKSDPRTSGALENCKELLEYAIEDLKTTFDRLGGFEMTDFNKAAADLKTWLSAALTYQETCLDGFANTTTDAAAKMRGALNASQELTEDILAVVDQFSASLGSLNIGKRRLLGEEDGMPYWMNDGKRRLLEAEPSAPEFKPNVTVAADGSGDFKTIKEALAKVPPKSASMYVMYIKAGTYKEYVSVGRPITNLVVIGDGDDKTIITGNKNFKMNITTKDTATMEAIGNGFFMKGVRVENTAGAENHQAVALRVQSDQAVFYQCYFDGYQDTLYTHAQRQFFRDCTVTGTIDFIFGNSQVVIQNCLILPRKPMDNQLNIITAQGRREKRSVGGTVMHNNTIEPHPDFKDSTGKIKTYLARPWKEYSRTIYIQNEIGAFIDPKGWLEWNGDFALETLFYAEVENTGPGADMSQRAKWGGIKTVTYADAQKEYTVEAFIQGEQFIPKYGVPYIPGLLPQSEAGRDH, via the exons ATGAGTAAAGGTGCGATCATCGGCGCGTCGACCGTCCTGGTGGTGGCGGTCGTCGCCGCCGTGTGCGTCGTGTCGTTCAAGGGCAACGGCGGCGACAAGGGCGATGGGGAGCTCACCACCTCCGTCAAGTCCGTGAAGGCCTTCTGCCAGCCCATGGACTACAAAGAGACGTGCGAGACGGAGCTGACCAAGGTGGGCGGCAACGCCACGTCGCCGACGGAGCTCGCCAAGGCCATCTTCGAGGTCACCTCGGAGAAGATCAGGAAGGCCATCAGCGAGTCGGCCACCCTGGAGGAGCTCAAGAGCGACCCACGCACGTCGGGGGCCCTCGAGAACTGCAAGGAGCTGCTGGAGTACGCCATCGAGGACCTCAAGACCACCTTCGACCGCCTCGGCGGCTTCGAGATGACCGACTTCAACAAGGCCGCCGCCGACCTCAAGACCTGGCTCAGCGCCGCGCTCACCTACCAGGAGACCTGCCTCGACGGGTTCGCCAACACCACCACCGACGCCGCCGCCAAGATGCGCGGCGCGCTCAACGCCTCCCAGGAGCTCACCGAGGACATCCTCGCCGTGGTCGACCAGTTCTCCGCCTCCCTCGGCAGCCTCAACATCGGGAAGAGGAGGCTGCTAGGGGAGGAGGACGGCATGCCTTACTGGATGAACGACGGGAAGAGGCGGCTGCTGGAGGCCGAGCCCTCCGCGCCGGAGTTCAAGCCCAACGTCACCGTCGCCGCTGACGGCAGCGGCGACTTCAAGACCATCAAGGAGGCGCTCGCAAAGGTGCCGCCCAAGAGCGCCTCCATGTACGTCATGTACATCAAGGCCGGCACCTACAAGGAGTACGTCTCCGTGGGCCGCCCTATCACCAACCTCGTTGTCATCGGCGACGGCGACGACAAGACCATCATCACCGGCAACAAGAACTTCAAGATGAACATCACCACCAAGGACACCGCAACCATGG AGGCGATCGGGAACGGCTTCTTCATGAAGGGCGTGAGGGTGGAGAACACGGCGGGGGCCGAGAACCACCAGGCCGTGGCACTGCGGGTGCAGAGCGACCAGGCCGTCTTCTACCAGTGCTACTTCGACGGGTACCAAGACACGCTCTACACCCACGCGCAACGGCAGTTCTTCCGCGACTGCACCGTCACCGGCACCATCGACTTCATCTTCGGCAACTCCCAGGTGGTCATCCAGAACTGCCTCATCCTGCCGCGCAAGCCCATGGACAACCAGCTCAACATCATCACCGCGCAAGGGCGGCGCGAGAAGCGCTCCGTCGGGGGCACCGTCATGCACAACAACACCATCGAGCCGCACCCCGACTTCAAGGACTCGACGGGCAAGATCAAGACCTACCTGGCGCGGCCATGGAAGGAGTACTCTAGGACCATCTACATCCAGAACGAGATCGGCGCCTTCATCGACCCCAAGGGCTGGCTCGAGTGGAACGGCGACTTCGCCCTCGAGACCCTCTTCTACGCAGAGGTGGAGAACACCGGGCCCGGCGCCGACATGAGCCAGCGCGCCAAGTGGGGCGGCATCAAGACTGTCACCTACGCTGACGCACAAAAGGAGTACACCGTCGAGGCCTTCATCCAGGGCGAGCAGTTCATCCCCAAGTACGGCGTGCCCTACATCCCGGGGCTCCTCCCGCAGTCGGAGGCGGGGAGGGATCATTAA